One window of the Perca fluviatilis chromosome 5, GENO_Pfluv_1.0, whole genome shotgun sequence genome contains the following:
- the micos10 gene encoding MICOS complex subunit MIC10: protein MSEKELGKKWDRCLADGAIKLGTGLGLGIVFSVLFFKRHTWPISFGSGTGLGMAYANCQNDLRSFYLLHRSDKEQ, encoded by the exons ATGTCTGAAAAGGAGCTGGGGAAAAAGTGGGACCGGTGCTTGGCAGACGGTGCCATTAAACTCG GCACTGGGCTGGGGTTAGGAATCgtgttttctgttctgttcttCAAAC GGCACACTTGGCCGATTTCATTCGGCTCAGGAACGGGACTTGGCATGGCATATGCCAACTGTCAGAATGACCTGAGGTCCTTTTATTTGCTGCACAGAAGCGACAAG GAGCAATAG